The region aaccgcttctcctgttcagggatgtggggatcaatttgccttttggaacaggcggtcagatggatcccagaggctacaggcacgaggcagggaacaacccaggatgggacaccaacccatcacagggcaggctcacacacacagatcattcacacacacacacaaacacacacacaaaaactcaccattcattcacacaccattcataaacaccattcacacaccagtcactcacacagcattcactcacacacacaccattcataaacaccattcacacagcattcactcacacacaccattcataaacaccagacacacaccagtcactcacacaccattcactccccattcacacacacatagaccattcacatacaccatatactcacacacaccattcactcacacacgccattaccactcacacatgccattacctcacacacaccattcacacacctgtcactcacacacaccattcactcacaccattcaatcaccattctcatacacacacacacacacaccacttacacacaccattcacacccatcattaccaaacacactcacataccattgacatataccacattcccatttgatgtggacaccttcacactgcctgcttctagattatttatgttcaggtgttccactaatttgtccactttagttccagcaatttcccaattaagagcattcagctggaattcactgtctacaacctctatctccacatccataatttccaattcaaattctgaattaaaacccctctctgcagtctcctccaatttgacctctccaatttgtatttcgacaatttcaaatttatcatttacaccatctagctcaaactggcagaggtcgaccactacggctcctattttcagcctgtcttggtggtcatctgcaggctttatggagactgtcctttcatttaacagaaaaacctctaacccatgcatgtctaaccccttatccctcccaggctggttgatgggtggagttgctggggagcactcttcttcaccccagcagatgatctcatcccacttgtcccaggctgcccaatacacatcatccgtccagctaactgccttggcaattggctttcgggtgtgtgacacgatggaacggtcagcctggtcagagggtgattctgctggggagcacagctcttcctcatcttcccagtcaatcacttccatccacttgtcccaagttgcccagtatcgatcgttgctccagctgacagcttttgcaattcgtttgtttctgaatgaggaaaaacacacaggcaatacaatagagctgtcagtcactcctggcacatggaattcagttctgcactgacaccttcgcaatgaacaactgcattatagcataggaaactagttaactttcacatacaatttacatataatcaagaaagaagcctggaacaattttaaattttactaaatggcaatatactgattttagtcaccaaacaaacttttcaggtcttgcttcactacttttatctgtgtttgttgcaatacatctgccctctcctggtctgctggaatatcattgctgtaggcagcaccgagcgcaaccacccgcatcctcttccgaatgcaacatgaaagcgcgggaaagcgcacgtgcaaaagtgaaatatcatctagactttgcggcacaggaaactagccgacttgcacataaaatttaaatataaccaacacagtagcccgcaacaatattcactttatttaaaagcaatgaactaatttactcacaagcaagcgcaattatttacttaagcgcagtaaagcgcacgcggaaaagcgaaatatcaactacactttgcgcataaaatttaaatataattaacattgtaccccggaacaaaatcactttatttaaaagcaatatactgactttactcaccaaacatattttaatatacatgcaaatttgacagacactaaataagaaaaattatccgataaaatgggagcagaaaagcaacgtacctcgtcatcttggtgcagaaaacaagtgaagctgcgtctttcaaaccggcagcgtcccacgtgccgaagagtcaaatgtaatcaagcaacacggcccacacaattaaataataacatcataataattatagctcttgtataattattctatatattattctataattagaggaacagacttttataagttaacttgttcaccgagaatagtatacaacaccgtaagcatataacccttaaaggatgattaattaaaattcgcacattcatcctgcataacataaaacaatgacttaaagagacttgatatgaaatgaacgctactgtccgagggcatttatctccacaaatcgctatgtaacataatgtcttaaatactcagattttcagaatgacagaatcttaacatttaaaactttgttttgcgataccgatacgtagtgatattggtatgtggaacaacgttatgttacacacgcctcccacaattcaagaagctgtagttagattaagagcgtattcacaatttacccgtttgccttttaccgtgactgagcacgatcccccaccccagctggtctgcattccccacattgcaattaacgatcctggcctcagcgcttttgttaccgtgggactttgttatgttgaagaaaacattagaagggaacttctgtcgcacaactgaatgaaatttatgattaatgcatggcagcattctccaagtacagtgggacggactccccaacggaccgagagtgcttgtgatgtaaaatacactaagataattcagttcctttaaagagcggttcttttaatactctgtattataattttcgtgtgctgtccccttaaaaagcatatcaccagtattccttattcaaattgtcccattaaaaactacagtccccaaacgtcaaattgcatgcttctgcatgtcacctacacttcagacttcatcctcaaaatcaaagcagtattaacacaagcgacatgtgccatcacttaaagccaatgtaacttttttaaaataaagtctgtttcaactggatttttacctaagtaaaacaaccattttatgttctatttatcttaaaactactgaaacaaataattggctacaatgcagttccgctgttttgtttggcaccgtaaattatgtcctgcattctgtggaaaaaaatgaaggctgaggaatgttacgtaacacagttaaaatgcaaaagttctctctggtgtaattcactgcataaaaccatggtcttaagtgtggtgtcttcttcataacactccctgacttttgtatccgtgaccatgagatagggtgggctgcttttcttccttcattttactagtgttcctccctttcctcccagccttggctggtggttcaggcagcatcaccttcttttaatggacccaggtgtcatttattttgaagtgcagaaaatgttctagcagaggtcttagacaatttctgaattacacagaactctgacttcttctgaagctgtgagaaattgttcatctgtaattgttgcattgatatttgttgatgtgcgtgtgccctccttgagcagtaaaggggagatcacatgcagagcttttcttagtctaaataaaaataaaatattctcttcatatagtctggaagagccaattagttatttctagaaaaataaatagagccaatgaaggaaccagatgtcacagtaacacaggtcactgtctgtggtgctgggtgttgggctggcgctgaagaaataggataactggccaaagtgtccgtgtgcctccactgattacaggacattagttaacagtaattagcaatcacttatagttctcatttataatgatgtaaaattataaatatatatatatatatccatccatccatccattttccaaactgcttatcctactggggcgCTGGGgttcctgagcctatcccagttcccaatgggcacgaggcagggaacaacctaggatggggggccagcccatcgcaggtcacactcacataccattcactctcacatgcacacctatgggcaatttagtaactccaattagcctcagcatgtttttgattgtgggggtacaccggagtacccggaggaaaccccacgaggacacggggagaacatgcaaactccacacacatgtaatccaggcagagactcgaacctgggtcccagaggtgtgaggcaacagtgttaaccactgcaccaccatatatatatatatgtaaatatatatatatatatatatatatatatatatatatattatggacaaaatataatcgtgatttaatgtatcccttctgctcttaaaaaagcgcaatatgtctgaatgacgaatatgtctattacgttttaataatcttgttaatatttgtttacctttttttctgtaatcactctatgttaaagcaatttttaaatctagctgtgaaattgatgatgctgttgttattctgactgtctgaacataagtgaggggatggatgcactattctatggaggcctctgaagagaataaattatcccaatattatattgagagagatgattaaatcagagctagataagattttaacaactctgagctattagttaagttcttcccaaatgagtttgatgggccgaaaggcctcctctaatttgtaaatttcttatgttctaagacatacagtactgtgtgaaagtcttaggcagtccaaagaaatgtttaaagctgtttatctgggtagcaagtgtactttgacttagaataaatgacacaatttaacattagaacatgtgcaaattaagagtaacacaataaaaactagtaataacttcttctgttttctaaagcgttactgatatctagttggatggctagatgaacaccgcttcagttcccaaacttctccccaggggcacctcagccgttccatgattttgttaaatttcaccaacagctcaattaaataattaattatactggtttaaaaagtcagtgacagattgactagctgtactgtatgaggtgtgctagtggccaagtcaaaaaatacatggctgcactggatggtcgttacaaatactaggatgattttagcagaggttctgaaatggctaagctgacacactttgacaggcataatgtagctgaagttcagcctgtagctgaagaccctgccccactgcagaagttcaagggaattctgcttttccttctccatcacttcctggatggcctctttcgaagacctcttcatgcacaccctagccagatgcactgagaggcttggctgtgtcttcttgcacacggggcagagcaggaaatgcctgctcgaagcactggggataaaataaaatttaaaaaagtcataaataaagattagatttgattcattacttttagttgaataaagaaacagtccagtcatcatcaacactgttcgtttcacagtggtttggataaataacatttgcatatcctgatggctcctagactgagtaaagtacataatcacagctattgaaacatgttaactaattacttacatttatattaaaataaaatttaattaattaaattaaacttaagctgcttcaaaatattattttaggtttgtaatgtacataatcatagctattgaaacatgttgactaattacttacatttatattaaaattaaatttaattaattaaattaaacttaagttgcttcaaaatattgttttagttttgtaatggatgcaatttaagttttaacaatagcagtcagtggtcagagacttttgcacagtgtcagtaaagtagaacaagtttatccacaatttctacagattctaatgaaatgaacagtccattattgggatggctgaggtccttcacgatcttcttggccttggtccagcaccgcctgctgtagattgagtgcaggtcagggagctcggtgcagatggtgcgctcagctgatcgcacaaccctctgtagagctcgtctgtcctgcatggtgctgttcccgaaccaggtttcctcccagagtacgtgcagatcagttgcattggggagtccatactgtgatgctgagtgagtgtagtaggagtttgagagatgaaactcctgatgatttactccctcggctaactaaccagaacaggatcataccaataccaaaattataagtttataaatgtttttcactaccctgattcattcagttatttctgtttgttaattccaccccccaagcaaatacataaacaaacaaacaaacaaatattgaggggggatgtgtcagaggtgatagaatcagtggatgaatctaaaaaaaaaagtcatgatttttttctctccaaaacataatgcacaaaagttaggtaagacattgacatattatgacagtagcatgatgcagaggaacaaacagaaggaaatatcaaactaaacctgagtcaattaggactaattacactaaattaagtggaacacacaaaatacctaaaaccacttaataaacaaacaacaaatattgcattagataaactatactgatgcctgagagaagttgttgtgcaagctgcagcaagtacgtaaggcacaggtgcagagacactacatatagtgcaaactaatttaaaagtatacagtacacacaatgattcctgaaaaatcaaaataccgtggaatactaatgaaatacttatcaggatgatgatgatgatgatgatgatgatgatgatagaaataataaagaattagtttaaggtattatgcaattgacatgtacaattaaaaaagaaattgcaccagacatttcctgtggcaaagaagggttgctttgtggcatgtcgctgacaggatgtcatgggcaggagggtaggcaggcagggcagcacaggcagaagggctggcgggcagccagaactgttttgccactgcagtttgttttacagtttcatctgcatttgtttccccaaggtataacagcagctaatttatgaacatgctgcttttcagaaaagaagtttaatttccaggagcatgaccagtgcacacatttagtgttgacggttctttgtaaaatggatgtcctgtacttttattgatctgtccgtccgtccatccatccatccatccatccattttctaactacttctgatgaagttccgggttctgaggtatcctgaagcccaggcaatatgggacacacacacacacatagggtatacctatctttatggggcgagctcattcacatctatgggataaatgctaacactaactatgacaagcttaacccccaccctgccataaccataagtaaccaagcaaaatacaagagattttgcatttctagtttttccatagcagtcacagatttttataaaattgagttttcccttatggggaccaggaaaccagtccccataagggaaaa is a window of Brienomyrus brachyistius isolate T26 chromosome 15, BBRACH_0.4, whole genome shotgun sequence DNA encoding:
- the LOC125708507 gene encoding uncharacterized protein LOC125708507; protein product: MTRNKRIAKAVSWSNDRYWATWDKWMEVIDWEDEEELCSPAESPSDQADRSIVSHTRKPIAKAVSWTDDVYWAAWDKWDEIICWGEEECSPATPPINQPGRDKGLDMHGLEVFLLNERTVSIKPADDHQDRLKIGAVVVDLCQFELDGVNDKFEIVEIQIGEVKLEETAERGFNSEFELEIMDVEIEVVDSEFQLNALNWEIAGTKVDKLVEHLNINNLEAGSVKVSTSNGNVVYVNGM